From a single Ornithodoros turicata isolate Travis chromosome 8, ASM3712646v1, whole genome shotgun sequence genomic region:
- the LOC135367490 gene encoding uncharacterized protein LOC135367490: protein MQSQSTPPAIPPGRTFLHTVMVLISLHCTHYRQDSPVLPADPVLWFANIEAQFALRGITAQLTKFYHVVGALGPNEAAEVWDIITVPPTERPYGALQTALTRRAAASEQERLRQLLIAKVLGDRRPSQLLRLMQQHLGDRASAVDESILRELFLQRLPDTVRMILTTSSTVSLEALAEMSDKIMDIAPPAISVVSSSTPRYPHLS, encoded by the coding sequence ATGCAATCTCAATCAACACCTCCGGCCATCCCTCCGGGCAGGACGTTCCTTCACACGGTGATGGTGCTCATCAGCTTGCACTGCACGCACTACCGTCAAGATTCCCCCGTTTTGCCGGCTGACCCAGTCCTCTGGTTCGCCAACATTGAGGCGCAGTTTGCACTCCGCGGTATTACTGCCCAGTTGACGAAATTCTATCACGTCGTTGGTGCGCTCGGCCCAAACGAGGCTGCTGAGGTATGGGACATTATCACCGTTCCCCCCACGGAGCGCCCATACGGCGCCCTCCAAACTGCCCTGACCCGTCGTGCCGCAGCTTCTGAACAAGAGCGCCTCCGCCAGCTGCTCATTGCTAAAGTCCTCGGCGACAGGAGACCCTCCCAACTCCTCCGTCTCATGCAGCAACACTTGGGTGATCGCGCTTCAGCTGTGGACGAATCGATTTTGCGCGAGCTGTTCTTACAGCGACTCCCGGACACCGTGCGCATGATCCTCACGACGTCCTCCACTGTGTCCCTGGAAGCCTTGGCGGAGATGTCGGATAAGATCATGGATATTGCTCCACCAGCCATTTCTGTAGTATCTTCATCCACACCCCGTTACCCCCACCTTAGCTGA